The genome window CATCGTGGGTGACGTGGACCGCGCCTCGGACCTGATCAAGGGAGTCACCGGACACCGCGCGGAATTCGTGCGTCCCCCCGACTGGATCACCTGGGACGCTCTCAACCGCCAACTGGAAGGTCGCGGATATCGCGTGCTCAGCATCTCCTCCGAGAACCCGCTTCCCATGCGCGACGTAAACAGCGCCGACTATCTCTGCGCCGGCATGCACCCGGTGAACTGTCCCAGGCCGTCGCTGAACGCATTCGTGCTGCAGCAAATCGAACAGCGCGAGAAGAAGGGCGTCTCCACGCACATTCTCGCTTTTCACGAGTTATCCACCACGGTGATCGCGCTCGAGACGCTGATCCCGGAACTGAAATCGCGCGGTTACCGCTTCGTGACCATGCAGGAGTACGTACGATTGGTGGGACCGCTGGCGCCGGTGAAGCGCGC of Terriglobales bacterium contains these proteins:
- a CDS encoding polysaccharide deacetylase family protein, whose protein sequence is MKRCFAAVLLVSFATAALAADQKLIALTFDDGPRPYILYGYTQPGHAPTPGLLALLDHEKVKATFFVMGWRLLPNTYGNPHEFRTDKTCLDAAKDLFSRGHEIEDHTFSHVQFKLFAKQHGPDGIVGDVDRASDLIKGVTGHRAEFVRPPDWITWDALNRQLEGRGYRVLSISSENPLPMRDVNSADYLCAGMHPVNCPRPSLNAFVLQQIEQREKKGVSTHILAFHELSTTVIALETLIPELKSRGYRFVTMQEYVRLVGPLAPVKRA